One Halovivax ruber XH-70 genomic region harbors:
- a CDS encoding thiolase domain-containing protein, whose amino-acid sequence MRDAYLIGAGQSAYGSFPGESYRSLFETAFERAIDSVPEGVEPGDVDEAVVGTLGVGGRQLGLSGPAVTEHVGLDGVPTTRVENACAASGYAVRQAVQAVKSGMADVVLAGGFEIMTDTSSDATKYWLGVSGETEWERLSGTTFSGVYAQMASAHMDAYGTTREQLSRVAVKNHANGAKNPHAQLAFECSLEDAQSAPVVADPLNLYHCCPTSDGAACALIVSEDVVGEYTDDPIRVAGVGAGSDSVGLFQRDTYTGIPASRRAAETAYEMAGVGPDDLDFAEVHDCFAIAELLAYEDLGFCDPGEAGDLIESGRTEIDGDLPVNTSGGLKSKGHPIGATGAGQVVEAFKQLSGKAGDRQLEDPVRGLTHNVGGSGGAAVVHIFEKESGVAR is encoded by the coding sequence GTGCGAGACGCGTATCTCATCGGCGCGGGCCAGTCGGCGTACGGGTCGTTCCCCGGGGAGAGCTACCGGTCGCTGTTCGAGACGGCCTTCGAGCGGGCCATCGACAGCGTCCCCGAGGGAGTCGAACCGGGCGACGTCGACGAGGCGGTCGTCGGCACGCTCGGCGTCGGCGGTCGCCAGCTCGGCCTCTCCGGGCCGGCGGTGACCGAACACGTGGGTCTCGACGGCGTTCCGACGACGCGCGTCGAGAACGCCTGCGCCGCGAGCGGCTACGCGGTCAGACAGGCCGTCCAGGCGGTCAAATCGGGGATGGCGGACGTCGTCCTCGCGGGCGGGTTCGAGATCATGACCGACACGAGCTCGGACGCGACGAAGTACTGGCTCGGCGTCTCCGGCGAGACGGAGTGGGAGCGCCTGTCGGGCACCACGTTCTCCGGCGTCTACGCCCAGATGGCGTCGGCCCACATGGACGCCTACGGTACGACGCGCGAACAGCTCTCGCGGGTCGCCGTGAAGAATCACGCGAACGGGGCGAAGAACCCGCACGCCCAGCTCGCTTTCGAGTGCTCGCTCGAAGACGCCCAGTCGGCACCCGTCGTCGCCGACCCCCTGAACCTCTATCACTGCTGTCCGACCTCCGACGGGGCGGCCTGCGCCCTGATCGTCAGCGAGGACGTGGTGGGCGAGTACACGGACGACCCGATCCGCGTCGCCGGCGTCGGCGCCGGCAGCGACAGCGTCGGGCTCTTCCAGCGCGACACCTACACGGGGATCCCCGCGAGCCGGCGGGCGGCCGAGACGGCCTACGAGATGGCCGGCGTCGGCCCCGACGATCTCGACTTCGCGGAGGTGCACGACTGCTTCGCCATCGCCGAACTGCTTGCCTACGAAGATCTTGGCTTCTGCGACCCCGGCGAAGCCGGTGACCTGATCGAGTCCGGGCGGACCGAGATCGACGGCGACCTCCCGGTCAACACCTCCGGCGGCCTGAAATCCAAGGGTCACCCGATCGGCGCGACGGGTGCGGGACAGGTCGTCGAGGCGTTCAAGCAACTTTCGGGAAAAGCGGGCGACCGCCAGCTCGAGGACCCTGTTCGCGGCCTCACCCACAACGTCGGCGGGAGCGGCGGGGCTGCGGTGGTTCATATATTCGAGAAGGAATCGGGGGTGGCACGATGA